From a single Opisthocomus hoazin isolate bOpiHoa1 chromosome 6, bOpiHoa1.hap1, whole genome shotgun sequence genomic region:
- the CHCHD1 gene encoding small ribosomal subunit protein mS37, with product MAAPVYPAWVTRWVSGSWRQKKRPPAIRPTRPLALADKVANRREQAGEATCITELSVMMACWKQNDFNDTACAEEIRMFYDCVAKAEKERKAQNEDALSPRGNLTSSQVNKLLRRFPQITRYV from the exons ATGGCGGCGCCCGTCTACCCGGCCTGGGTCACACGGTGGGTCTCCGGCAGCTGGCGGCAGAAGAAGCGGCCCCCGGCTATCCGCCCGACCCGGCCGCTGGCGCTGGCCGACAAGGTGGCGAACCgccgggagcaggcaggag AGGCAACGTGCATTACGGAGCTGTCGGTAATGATGGCGTGCTGGAAACAGAATGACTTCAACGATACCGCTTGTGCCGAGGAGATCCGGATGTTCTACGACTGTGTGGCAAAGGCTGAA aaGGAGCGCAAAGCTCAGAATGAGGACGCCCTGTCACCCAGAGGAAACCTAACTTCAAGCCAAGTGAACAAGCTCCTGAGGAGGTTTCCTCAGATCACACGTTACGTGTAG
- the LOC104335782 gene encoding neurotrypsin isoform X1 produces MEIPTALGLLVELLTLLSCLGCVEAFLGSQPNQNHLQSAAPGVCGAGPLGYYNGSLAVTEAGAECLSWAEFPNYVQQYPDRGLGDHNHCRNPDGGTTPWCFYRLTSGAVGWANCDCNQGAVRLAEDSSVELYFRGLWGTICADHWTDWDASVVCRQLGLSEIGTAGKKTHPGPWPVPLHLQSANCHGDEKALLQCGYQEAVPGACNQGSAMVTCVPPEGVGAPLRLVGGKESFEGRVEVYHDGKWGTICDDQWDDRDAEVVCRQLGLSGNPKALSWAHYGRGTGPILLDEVECSGNELSLDQCKKSDWGQQNCDHIEDAGVSCDPFTEGTVRLAGGRGPNEGRVEVYYNGDWGTVCDDGWTDLSAQVVCRQLGFSGPATVASEGDYAAGQGFILLDDVACVGTELSLLDCPHSNWGQHDCSHAEDVGVRCSPESNMARDGSLGNSPLAPGPPVRLVDGESPKEGRVEVFLHGQWGSVCDGGWTDRDAAVVCRQLGFGGTAKARAMAYFGEGHGPIHLDNVECSGTEHTLGQCVRPNAGIHSCWHSEDAGVICDYVEEKVQDIRTGPESGVCGMRLLHRRKKRIIGGNKSLRGSWPWQASLRLKGFRRDTRLLCGATLISSCWVVTAAHCFKRFGVDVRRYLLRVGDYHTGVKDEFERELPVERIVLHRNYWAGSNDNDIALVRVRGREGHCLSFNRHVLPVCLPDRKEKADVDRRACIISGWGDTGKSYSRTLLQGVVPLLPREDCEVRYGQKFTNRMICAGNLSEDKRVDSCQGDSGGPLTCQSSSGRWIILGITSWGYGCGRKDSPGVYTKVSKYVPWIKKVTKLQ; encoded by the exons atggagatccCCACAGCACTTGGGCTCCTGGTAGAGCTCTTGACTCTGTTATCCTGTCTCGGATGCGTGGAG GCTTTCCTGGGATCCCAGCCCAACCAAAACCATTTGCAGAGTGCAG CGCCCGGCGTGTGTGGAGCCGGACCCCTGGGGTATTACAACGGCTCACTGGCGGTGACGGAGGCCGGGGCAGAGTGCCTCAGCTGGGCAGAGTTCCCCAATTACGTTCAGCAGTACCCAGACCGTGGCTTGGGGGACCACAACCACTGCAGGAACCCGGATGGGGGAACTACACCCTGGTGCTTCTACCGGCTCACGTCGGGGGCCGTCGGCTGGGCCAACTGCGACTGTAACCAAG GTGCTGTGCGGCTGGCTGAAGATAGCAGTGTGGAGCTGTACTTCAGAGGACTCTGGGGCACCATCTGCGCCGACCACTGGACTGACTGGGATGCCAGTGTCGTCTGCAGGCAGCTAGGTCTCAG TGAGATCGGCACAGCTGGGAAGAAGACTCACCCCGGACCGTGGCCTGTTCCCCTGCACCTGCAGTCAGCGAACTGCCACGGGGATGAGAAAGCCCTGCTGCAGTGTGGCTACCAGGAAGCGGTGCCTGGAGCTTGTAACCAGGGCAGTGCCATGGTAACCTGTGTCCCTCCAGAAG GTGTAGGTGCCCCGCTGCGTTTAGTTGGGGGAAAGGAGAGCTTTGAAGGGCGAGTGGAGGTTTACCATGACGGCAAGTGGGGTACCATCTGTGACGACCAGTGGGACGACCGGGATGCTGAAGTCGTTTGTAGGCAGCTGGGACTCAG CGGGAACCCGAAAGCCTTGTCGTGGGCCCACTACGGGCGGGGAACTGGCCCAATCCTGCTGGATGAAGTAGAGTGCTCGGGCAATGAACTCTCGCTTGACCAGTGCAAGAAGAGCGACTGGGGACAGCAGAACTGTGACCACATTGAAGACGCTGGGGTCTCCTGTGACCCTTTCACAG AGGGCACCGTCAGGCTggccggcggccgcggccccaACGAAGGCAGGGTGGAAGTGTATTACAATGGAGACTGGGGCACAGTGTGCGATGATGGCTGGACAGACCTCAGTGCCCAGGtggtctgcaggcagctgggcttcAG CGGTCCCGCGACCGTGGCCTCTGAAGGGGACtacgctgctggccaaggctttATCTTACTGGATGATGTGGCATGCGTGGGGACAGAGCTGTCCCTCCTGGACTGTCCCCACAGCAACTGGGGGCAGCACGACTGCTCGCATGCCGAGGACGTGGGAGTCCGCTGCTCGCCCGAGAGCAACATGGCCAGGGACGGCAGCCTGGGTAACTCCCCGCTTGCCCCGG GGCCTCCTGTGCGGCTGGTGGATGGAGAAAGCCCCAAGGAGGGGCGGGTGGAGGTATTCCTCCATGGGCAGTGGGGCAGCGTCTGTGATGGTGGCTGGACAGACAGAGACGCTGCTGTGGTTTGCAGGCAGCTGGGCTTCGG TGGTACAGCAAAAGCCAGGGCAATGGCTTATTTTGGCGAAGGCCATGGGCCCATCCACCTGGACAACGTGGAATGCAGCGGCACAGAGCACACCCTGGGGCAGTGTGTCAGGCCCAACGCTGGGATTCACAGCTGCTGGCACAGTGAAGATGCTGGTGTGATCTGTGACTATGTGGAAGAGAAGGTCCAAGACATCAGAACAG GTCCAGAGTCTGGTGTGTGCGGGATGCGCCTGCTTCACCGTCGCAAGAAAAGGATCATAGGTGGAAACAAGTCTCTCAG AGGCAGTTGGCCATGGCAGGCCTCACTACGGTTGAAGGGTTTTCGCCGAGATACTCGACTGCTGTGCGGAGCAACACTGATCAGCAGCTGCTGGGTGGTGACTGCAGCCCACTGCTTCAAAAG atttggTGTTGATGTGCGTCGCTACCTGCTGCGGGTGGGCGATTACCACACAGGCGTGAAGGACGAGTTTGAGCGGGAGTTGCCCGTGGAGCGGATCGTCCTGCATAGGAACTACTGGGCGGGCAGCAATGATAACGACATCGCCCTGGTCCGGGTGCGGGGCAGAGAGGGGCACTGCCTCTCCTTTAATCGCCACGttctgcctgtctgcctgcccgACAGGAAAGAGAAGGCGGACGTCGACAGGCGAGCCTGCATCATCTCCGGCTGGGGAGACACAG GGAAGTCCTATTCGAGAACCCTGCTGCAGGGGGTCGTGCCTCTTCTCCCAAGGGAAGACTGTGAGGTCCGCTACGGGCAGAAGTTCACCAACCGCATGATTTGTGCGGGGAACCTCTCTGAGGACAAACGGGTGGACAGCTGCCAAGGGGACAGCGGAGGGCCGCTCACGTGCCAGAGCTCGAGCGGGCGCTGGATCATTTTGGGGATCACTTCCTGGGGTTATGGCTGCGGTCGGAAGGACTCCCCCGGTGTCTA
- the LOC104335782 gene encoding neurotrypsin isoform X2: MEIPTALGLLVELLTLLSCLGCVEAFLGSQPNQNHLQSAAPGVCGAGPLGYYNGSLAVTEAGAECLSWAEFPNYVQQYPDRGLGDHNHCRNPDGGTTPWCFYRLTSGAVGWANCDCNQGAVRLAEDSSVELYFRGLWGTICADHWTDWDASVVCRQLGLSEIGTAGKKTHPGPWPVPLHLQSANCHGDEKALLQCGYQEAVPGACNQGSAMVTCVPPEGVGAPLRLVGGKESFEGRVEVYHDGKWGTICDDQWDDRDAEVVCRQLGLSGNPKALSWAHYGRGTGPILLDEVECSGNELSLDQCKKSDWGQQNCDHIEDAGVSCDPFTEGTVRLAGGRGPNEGRVEVYYNGDWGTVCDDGWTDLSAQVVCRQLGFSGPATVASEGDYAAGQGFILLDDVACVGTELSLLDCPHSNWGQHDCSHAEDVGVRCSPESNMARDGSLGPPVRLVDGESPKEGRVEVFLHGQWGSVCDGGWTDRDAAVVCRQLGFGGTAKARAMAYFGEGHGPIHLDNVECSGTEHTLGQCVRPNAGIHSCWHSEDAGVICDYVEEKVQDIRTGPESGVCGMRLLHRRKKRIIGGNKSLRGSWPWQASLRLKGFRRDTRLLCGATLISSCWVVTAAHCFKRFGVDVRRYLLRVGDYHTGVKDEFERELPVERIVLHRNYWAGSNDNDIALVRVRGREGHCLSFNRHVLPVCLPDRKEKADVDRRACIISGWGDTGKSYSRTLLQGVVPLLPREDCEVRYGQKFTNRMICAGNLSEDKRVDSCQGDSGGPLTCQSSSGRWIILGITSWGYGCGRKDSPGVYTKVSKYVPWIKKVTKLQ, encoded by the exons atggagatccCCACAGCACTTGGGCTCCTGGTAGAGCTCTTGACTCTGTTATCCTGTCTCGGATGCGTGGAG GCTTTCCTGGGATCCCAGCCCAACCAAAACCATTTGCAGAGTGCAG CGCCCGGCGTGTGTGGAGCCGGACCCCTGGGGTATTACAACGGCTCACTGGCGGTGACGGAGGCCGGGGCAGAGTGCCTCAGCTGGGCAGAGTTCCCCAATTACGTTCAGCAGTACCCAGACCGTGGCTTGGGGGACCACAACCACTGCAGGAACCCGGATGGGGGAACTACACCCTGGTGCTTCTACCGGCTCACGTCGGGGGCCGTCGGCTGGGCCAACTGCGACTGTAACCAAG GTGCTGTGCGGCTGGCTGAAGATAGCAGTGTGGAGCTGTACTTCAGAGGACTCTGGGGCACCATCTGCGCCGACCACTGGACTGACTGGGATGCCAGTGTCGTCTGCAGGCAGCTAGGTCTCAG TGAGATCGGCACAGCTGGGAAGAAGACTCACCCCGGACCGTGGCCTGTTCCCCTGCACCTGCAGTCAGCGAACTGCCACGGGGATGAGAAAGCCCTGCTGCAGTGTGGCTACCAGGAAGCGGTGCCTGGAGCTTGTAACCAGGGCAGTGCCATGGTAACCTGTGTCCCTCCAGAAG GTGTAGGTGCCCCGCTGCGTTTAGTTGGGGGAAAGGAGAGCTTTGAAGGGCGAGTGGAGGTTTACCATGACGGCAAGTGGGGTACCATCTGTGACGACCAGTGGGACGACCGGGATGCTGAAGTCGTTTGTAGGCAGCTGGGACTCAG CGGGAACCCGAAAGCCTTGTCGTGGGCCCACTACGGGCGGGGAACTGGCCCAATCCTGCTGGATGAAGTAGAGTGCTCGGGCAATGAACTCTCGCTTGACCAGTGCAAGAAGAGCGACTGGGGACAGCAGAACTGTGACCACATTGAAGACGCTGGGGTCTCCTGTGACCCTTTCACAG AGGGCACCGTCAGGCTggccggcggccgcggccccaACGAAGGCAGGGTGGAAGTGTATTACAATGGAGACTGGGGCACAGTGTGCGATGATGGCTGGACAGACCTCAGTGCCCAGGtggtctgcaggcagctgggcttcAG CGGTCCCGCGACCGTGGCCTCTGAAGGGGACtacgctgctggccaaggctttATCTTACTGGATGATGTGGCATGCGTGGGGACAGAGCTGTCCCTCCTGGACTGTCCCCACAGCAACTGGGGGCAGCACGACTGCTCGCATGCCGAGGACGTGGGAGTCCGCTGCTCGCCCGAGAGCAACATGGCCAGGGACGGCAGCCTGG GGCCTCCTGTGCGGCTGGTGGATGGAGAAAGCCCCAAGGAGGGGCGGGTGGAGGTATTCCTCCATGGGCAGTGGGGCAGCGTCTGTGATGGTGGCTGGACAGACAGAGACGCTGCTGTGGTTTGCAGGCAGCTGGGCTTCGG TGGTACAGCAAAAGCCAGGGCAATGGCTTATTTTGGCGAAGGCCATGGGCCCATCCACCTGGACAACGTGGAATGCAGCGGCACAGAGCACACCCTGGGGCAGTGTGTCAGGCCCAACGCTGGGATTCACAGCTGCTGGCACAGTGAAGATGCTGGTGTGATCTGTGACTATGTGGAAGAGAAGGTCCAAGACATCAGAACAG GTCCAGAGTCTGGTGTGTGCGGGATGCGCCTGCTTCACCGTCGCAAGAAAAGGATCATAGGTGGAAACAAGTCTCTCAG AGGCAGTTGGCCATGGCAGGCCTCACTACGGTTGAAGGGTTTTCGCCGAGATACTCGACTGCTGTGCGGAGCAACACTGATCAGCAGCTGCTGGGTGGTGACTGCAGCCCACTGCTTCAAAAG atttggTGTTGATGTGCGTCGCTACCTGCTGCGGGTGGGCGATTACCACACAGGCGTGAAGGACGAGTTTGAGCGGGAGTTGCCCGTGGAGCGGATCGTCCTGCATAGGAACTACTGGGCGGGCAGCAATGATAACGACATCGCCCTGGTCCGGGTGCGGGGCAGAGAGGGGCACTGCCTCTCCTTTAATCGCCACGttctgcctgtctgcctgcccgACAGGAAAGAGAAGGCGGACGTCGACAGGCGAGCCTGCATCATCTCCGGCTGGGGAGACACAG GGAAGTCCTATTCGAGAACCCTGCTGCAGGGGGTCGTGCCTCTTCTCCCAAGGGAAGACTGTGAGGTCCGCTACGGGCAGAAGTTCACCAACCGCATGATTTGTGCGGGGAACCTCTCTGAGGACAAACGGGTGGACAGCTGCCAAGGGGACAGCGGAGGGCCGCTCACGTGCCAGAGCTCGAGCGGGCGCTGGATCATTTTGGGGATCACTTCCTGGGGTTATGGCTGCGGTCGGAAGGACTCCCCCGGTGTCTA